The Geotalea uraniireducens Rf4 genome window below encodes:
- a CDS encoding CxxxxCH/CxxCH domain c-type cytochrome, with protein MSNVQGKDSLTTLRLLLLVAMLIWAGTAEASLQCYDCHGTKSSGDNRPLDAAYRNVTTGGFQGTHRNHLPPNATGSSCVLCHPGSDGYVPGHRDGLIQLSTNIKNSPEPAVYNHYTTPFPQTPSPELGSCSNVNCHFETTTPPWGDASLTVPAGCSACHGFPPDDGNHPAIIGIGKKHGDYYGTGTESCGTCHSSHSTFAHATSAGNPGRGLILDFAAAPNSGGDYSQAINLTYPNYLPSRNPVRNGACTNLYCHSDGKEGAAKTQAVWGGTLDCTGCHSGAGDTTDLSGRHGKHTGPSGYAFACSRCHVGTVATVNEQNTITDKTLHVNKTKDVAFTEGGNYNQSDKGCVSTYCHSNGAGGAPTVAVKWTDTAPMQCYSCHRGRTGDSTEANCTGQPILGVWSSAGNACTPPLNMTSNGHARLVGPQWIRKYPCSYCHNDTVDGSGNIKDRTKHTNGAKDVAISPQWSILGEEAPTYNPATKSCDNIYCHSDGTANPENVRPFAWTEGKTECNTCHGHPRGSCSTKNCHDNRIDYNTGKVWNLPSIFGNNSSYQWPAGQEWKAAIPMFHNEGPGTQRANSHPRHTETSFTCDKCHAATIANGTCDSCHTNGIPAGKMGEYAHIDPAYHVNRTKDVVFMDGGSYNAVAKTCSNTACHTGGTDPVWGGSVNSAVICLSCHGVTGADIDDFGSLGNSAETRIGQEAKISLVEWVTTGHGRYSTAGRYPSSGNPAANFPGNPCWYCHDNTVLHKDTTNPFRLRLHPQFVQRFEKECVYCHMERKSDGSECVACHVDQPESLAPQATGSGILFRKSDGTTEVRFSGHSHVDNCITGAAGGCHDSDNGLFDNFSSHKGHNANAGVWNSDQKKDVKNQYLMMGVCLQCHDDDSGDKCNSCHKMDTEAKKVKYSLGFDPGTGFIKPKKARASSVHFGYKHYRAYQQNGVWLGGKFCWDCHDPHGDGNIYMVQSKVATSTEGTFGIPQTRADVVFNKKQSGLDYARTQAPYNGICNVCHTPESKHFTRSSGDGHNASRVCTVCHEHRFSDSHANSQSCSGCHFNKPVPRHSGFGQPRDCTKCHAGTVGMRMDVMGQMRGTSHHVQGVDVTNKHCYACHWESTPEGLIDVRHHEGYNYKLYTSVKNAKVDLVVWKAGERPTYYNSTTAVQFIAANIGTANERGEAAKLTNVCLSCHSDRNNDNQTIFGDCKTPRQYAWDGQSIDARYSQMGTTPWGKYNSTTYPNVTKKDTVAKALSAHGNAVGNAGGFDPANGLDAAIPNTRNGSQNVHCFDCHSSHGSKLVGVTSSYVTFNGTRNGGNLKETQAGKGGYAMTYKASFNSTPGAVNPYSAGAGQCFDCHNTPAAGITPWGYNSTFGATAPIMGYKDTSRFGNGTKASTVRFPYRTSKKDIVSGHMIPREAAFLNYSAKGEINGLCTPCHDPHGVSTSLGGNQRYAVPLLKGTWMTSPYKEDSPPPDTSGATSVPPLSWGKAFTWPDRVGYGGTPPVTNYNIDRTTFGGSTRIGEDASRFAGLCLRCHPKENLTDGVPNNTAWKGVDRVHESVKGWGDTSKPTEHSYTCSKCHAPHNSGLPRLLTTNCLDSKHRGYRVSGGQAWTADKEATALGNGGRAHSYAGQHRGFPIGNVLGNSASYEATSSCHAGAPGNTGTTWPDSNRWNNITPW; from the coding sequence TTGAGCAATGTTCAGGGGAAAGATAGTTTGACCACACTTAGGCTTTTATTGCTGGTCGCCATGCTCATATGGGCTGGTACGGCGGAAGCTTCGTTGCAATGCTATGACTGCCATGGCACGAAGAGCAGCGGGGACAACCGGCCGCTGGACGCCGCCTACAGAAACGTCACCACCGGAGGCTTCCAGGGAACCCATCGCAACCATCTCCCTCCCAACGCCACCGGATCAAGCTGCGTTCTTTGCCATCCGGGGAGCGACGGCTATGTCCCCGGCCACCGGGACGGATTGATACAACTCTCCACCAATATCAAGAATTCACCCGAGCCCGCCGTCTATAATCACTATACGACCCCCTTTCCCCAGACTCCGTCCCCCGAGCTCGGTTCATGTTCCAATGTCAACTGCCACTTCGAAACAACAACACCCCCTTGGGGGGACGCATCCCTGACCGTTCCCGCCGGATGCAGCGCCTGCCACGGCTTTCCGCCGGATGACGGCAATCACCCGGCTATAATCGGCATCGGCAAGAAGCATGGCGACTATTACGGCACCGGCACCGAGAGCTGCGGCACGTGTCACAGCAGCCACAGCACCTTTGCCCACGCCACCAGCGCCGGCAATCCCGGCAGAGGGCTGATCCTCGATTTTGCCGCCGCACCCAACAGCGGTGGCGACTACTCCCAGGCAATCAATTTAACCTATCCCAACTACCTTCCCAGCCGGAACCCGGTCAGAAACGGTGCCTGCACGAACCTCTACTGCCACAGCGACGGCAAGGAAGGCGCAGCGAAAACCCAAGCCGTATGGGGCGGAACGCTGGATTGTACCGGCTGCCATAGCGGGGCCGGAGATACCACCGACCTGAGCGGCAGGCACGGCAAGCATACCGGCCCTTCGGGCTATGCCTTTGCCTGCTCCCGCTGCCATGTGGGAACCGTCGCAACTGTCAATGAACAGAACACCATCACCGATAAAACCCTCCATGTCAACAAAACCAAAGACGTGGCCTTCACGGAAGGTGGCAATTACAACCAAAGCGATAAAGGGTGCGTCAGTACCTACTGTCACAGCAACGGCGCAGGCGGAGCCCCGACCGTTGCCGTGAAGTGGACCGACACCGCACCGATGCAATGTTATTCCTGCCACAGGGGGCGGACCGGCGACAGCACCGAAGCCAACTGTACGGGGCAGCCGATCCTCGGCGTCTGGTCATCGGCCGGGAACGCCTGCACCCCGCCCCTCAACATGACCAGCAACGGCCATGCACGCCTGGTCGGTCCGCAGTGGATCAGAAAATACCCATGCAGCTATTGTCACAACGATACTGTCGACGGCAGCGGGAACATCAAGGACAGGACGAAACACACCAATGGTGCGAAAGATGTGGCCATTTCGCCGCAATGGTCCATTTTGGGGGAAGAGGCGCCGACCTACAATCCGGCCACCAAGTCCTGCGACAACATTTACTGTCATAGCGACGGCACTGCCAACCCGGAGAACGTCAGGCCCTTTGCCTGGACTGAGGGGAAGACCGAGTGCAATACTTGCCACGGCCACCCCCGCGGCTCCTGCTCGACGAAAAACTGCCACGACAACCGGATCGATTACAACACCGGCAAGGTGTGGAATCTTCCGTCCATATTCGGCAACAACTCTTCGTATCAATGGCCGGCCGGCCAGGAGTGGAAGGCCGCCATCCCCATGTTCCACAATGAAGGCCCCGGAACGCAACGGGCAAATTCGCACCCCCGCCATACGGAAACCAGCTTCACCTGCGACAAATGCCACGCCGCCACCATTGCCAACGGCACCTGCGATTCTTGTCACACCAACGGCATCCCCGCCGGCAAAATGGGGGAATATGCCCACATAGACCCGGCCTATCACGTCAACAGGACCAAAGATGTGGTGTTCATGGATGGCGGTTCATATAACGCGGTGGCCAAGACCTGTTCCAACACCGCCTGTCATACCGGCGGCACCGATCCAGTCTGGGGGGGCTCCGTCAACAGCGCCGTCATCTGCCTCAGCTGTCATGGTGTAACCGGGGCGGATATCGATGATTTCGGCTCTTTGGGCAACAGTGCGGAAACGAGGATCGGCCAGGAGGCGAAAATCAGTCTGGTCGAGTGGGTGACCACCGGTCACGGCAGGTATTCCACGGCAGGGCGCTATCCCTCATCGGGCAATCCCGCGGCAAATTTCCCCGGCAATCCTTGCTGGTACTGCCACGACAACACCGTCCTGCATAAGGACACGACCAATCCTTTCAGGCTCCGCCTCCATCCGCAGTTCGTCCAGCGCTTCGAAAAGGAGTGCGTTTATTGTCACATGGAGCGCAAAAGCGACGGGAGCGAATGCGTGGCCTGCCACGTGGACCAGCCCGAATCCCTTGCTCCCCAGGCGACCGGCAGCGGTATTCTCTTTAGAAAGAGCGACGGCACGACCGAGGTCAGGTTTTCCGGCCACAGCCATGTCGACAACTGCATTACCGGCGCCGCGGGGGGGTGCCACGATTCCGACAACGGTCTGTTCGACAACTTTTCATCCCACAAGGGGCACAACGCCAATGCGGGGGTGTGGAACAGCGACCAGAAAAAGGATGTGAAAAATCAGTACCTGATGATGGGTGTTTGCCTCCAGTGCCATGACGATGACAGCGGCGACAAGTGCAACAGCTGCCATAAAATGGATACCGAGGCAAAAAAGGTCAAATATTCCCTCGGCTTTGACCCGGGCACCGGCTTCATCAAGCCGAAAAAGGCGCGGGCCTCGTCGGTCCACTTCGGCTATAAGCATTACAGGGCGTACCAGCAGAACGGCGTCTGGCTGGGGGGCAAGTTCTGCTGGGACTGCCACGATCCCCATGGGGACGGCAACATCTATATGGTCCAGAGCAAGGTCGCCACATCGACAGAAGGCACCTTCGGCATTCCCCAGACGCGGGCCGATGTGGTCTTCAACAAAAAGCAGAGCGGTCTCGACTATGCCCGGACCCAGGCGCCCTACAACGGCATCTGCAATGTCTGCCATACGCCGGAGAGCAAGCACTTCACCCGATCGAGCGGCGACGGGCACAATGCCAGCCGCGTCTGCACCGTCTGTCACGAGCACAGGTTCAGCGACAGCCATGCCAACAGCCAGAGCTGTTCCGGCTGCCACTTCAACAAGCCGGTGCCGAGGCATTCGGGTTTCGGCCAGCCGCGGGACTGCACCAAGTGCCATGCCGGGACCGTAGGCATGCGGATGGACGTCATGGGGCAGATGCGGGGCACATCCCACCACGTGCAGGGGGTGGATGTAACCAACAAGCACTGTTATGCCTGCCATTGGGAGTCGACGCCGGAAGGGCTCATCGACGTCAGGCATCATGAGGGTTACAACTACAAGCTCTACACCTCGGTCAAAAACGCCAAGGTGGACCTGGTGGTGTGGAAGGCGGGGGAAAGGCCCACCTATTACAATTCCACCACTGCCGTCCAGTTCATTGCCGCCAACATCGGCACGGCCAATGAGAGGGGAGAGGCGGCCAAGCTGACCAATGTCTGTCTCTCCTGCCACAGCGACCGGAATAACGATAACCAAACGATCTTCGGCGACTGCAAGACCCCGAGGCAGTATGCCTGGGACGGCCAGAGCATCGATGCCCGCTATTCCCAGATGGGGACTACCCCCTGGGGCAAATACAATTCGACCACCTATCCGAATGTGACCAAGAAGGACACGGTCGCCAAGGCCTTATCTGCCCACGGCAACGCGGTGGGCAACGCCGGCGGTTTCGATCCGGCGAACGGTCTTGACGCAGCCATCCCCAATACGAGGAATGGCAGCCAGAACGTCCATTGCTTCGACTGCCACAGTTCCCACGGCTCGAAGCTGGTCGGCGTGACGTCGAGCTATGTGACGTTCAACGGTACCCGGAACGGCGGCAACCTGAAAGAAACCCAGGCAGGCAAAGGTGGCTATGCCATGACCTACAAGGCCTCGTTCAATAGCACGCCGGGGGCCGTGAACCCATACAGCGCCGGCGCAGGGCAGTGCTTCGACTGCCACAACACGCCGGCCGCGGGCATCACCCCCTGGGGGTACAATTCCACCTTCGGAGCGACAGCGCCGATCATGGGATACAAGGACACTTCCCGCTTCGGCAACGGGACAAAGGCTTCGACCGTCCGTTTCCCTTATCGAACAAGCAAAAAGGATATCGTCAGCGGACACATGATACCGAGGGAAGCCGCCTTTCTCAATTATTCTGCAAAGGGTGAGATAAACGGCCTCTGCACCCCCTGTCACGATCCCCACGGCGTAAGCACTTCGCTGGGTGGGAATCAAAGATACGCCGTGCCGCTTCTGAAAGGCACCTGGATGACCTCCCCCTACAAGGAGGACAGCCCTCCTCCCGATACTTCCGGGGCCACGTCAGTCCCCCCCCTCTCCTGGGGCAAGGCATTTACCTGGCCCGATAGGGTTGGATACGGAGGTACCCCGCCGGTCACCAACTACAACATCGACCGGACAACCTTCGGCGGTTCGACCCGTATCGGCGAGGACGCGTCCAGGTTTGCCGGGCTTTGCCTGCGCTGCCATCCGAAAGAAAACCTGACGGACGGCGTCCCGAACAATACGGCATGGAAGGGTGTCGACAGGGTCCATGAATCGGTCAAGGGATGGGGGGACACCTCTAAACCGACGGAGCATTCCTATACCTGTTCCAAATGCCATGCGCCGCACAATTCCGGGCTGCCGCGGCTCCTGACGACCAACTGTCTCGATTCGAAGCACCGCGGCTACAGGGTTTCGGGCGGGCAGGCCTGGACGGCAGATAAAGAAGCGACAGCCCTCGGCAATGGCGGCAGAGCCCATTCTTATGCCGGTCAGCACCGCGGTTTCCCCATAGGCAATGTGCTCGGCAATTCGGCAAGCTACGAGGCGACCAGCAGTTGCCATGCCGGCGCCCCGGGCAATACCGGGACCACCTGGCCGGACAGCAACCGCTGGAACAATATAACACCATGGTAG